One region of Oncorhynchus keta strain PuntledgeMale-10-30-2019 chromosome 24, Oket_V2, whole genome shotgun sequence genomic DNA includes:
- the LOC118402928 gene encoding ubiquitin carboxyl-terminal hydrolase 42-like encodes MTIVDRSSEKSDHESVGCKRSGSLTFPGGDGNGMDGGCSSWGAGGPSSSDTPRVKIGGCMGPTPGATVYSSSAVITADRPKEQVVLTSGDGIALPQKVLFPAERLSLKWNQVNRIGSGLQNLGNTCFLNSALQCLTYTAPLSNYMLSREHSKTCHEPGFCMMCTMQNHITQVFANSGNVIKPIGVLNELKRIAKHFRFGSQEDAHEFLRYTVDAMQKSCLPGSKLDRQTQATSFIHQVFGGYLRSRVKCLNCKAVSDTFDPYLDVALEIKTAPSITKALEQFVKPEQLDGENAYKCTKCKKMVPASKRFTIHRSSNVLTISLKRFANYNGGKIAKDVRYPECLDLRPFMSQSHGEPQVYVLYAVLVHSGFSCHAGHYYCYVKASNGQWHQMNDSSVSVSDIRSVLNQQAYVLFYIRSPDLKNGGDCNHMSQPPGQSSPRPILTPRVNIGPRHTNTCFIGPQLPPHMAKNTFHNGNGSLRDFPSGSKPSSGSSSMGKTSYGLLSSSSSSSSSHSLSCPTGIPDTAKRQKLSFFIGQGKQIRPSSSSYAQPSSCSSSQTTSDMSAPRAPCINGTPSVNGNGHGASFLVPYSQESSEESDQEGGSGLEKGTTKPHVNGRKGGPVPKVLALKPNGIINGQATMHHNGSGTNGSSKLSQIGHQNGHHKVNGIKHPEKVNGHVLSPGLGPNISNGVESHHSGPSKEVYSAIPSQDSPSQSLHSADRDSHLSPTPEKRTTTHSDPLPHHPPSTTANPPSSLADVGTKPPTDTMRESSSTSNPGALPLQPTPHSLRTLVSPAFSQPLSGPGLGTTEGLGAPHSRSGEDVRETENSPAAGLDGRLDGKPSSREGRDRMYSSDRDKGRDRLYSSDRDKDGDRLYSSDRDKDGERNGYHRDMSRERNWDRDSDRYRHRRDHRDREHHRDREHHRSYRDRSASRDRHWESERRWERNAYHPRDRDRCHHHYHRPRENRERDRREHSLPHREEPHGRSRWRGERGERKDRGDGKRGYYPSQEETPLPTPLSSNTKPSQPPTSPDLSPARPALEKRPDPLREDSVEERRAKKHKKSKKKKSKDKARRRENGTSDVDSSDRAADGSRSSKHKKKKKKRRHDTDMEDEKSRSTQSSEGHRDPNAPRESRRASSSDEERASRKRRYQDDDGSDNSYPEKHHRSDDDDNKDRFFSRNISPTATSHNASHHHLNGHTGNGFSRPNGNSHGCSTNGLYNE; translated from the exons ATGACCATAGTTGACAGATCTTCAGAGAAATCTGACCACGAGTCAGTCGGGTGCAAGCGCTCCGGATCGCTGACCTTCCCCGGCGGCGACGGGAACGGGATGGACGGCGGGTGCTCCAGCTGGGGGGCGGGGGGTCCCTCATCCTCCGACACCCCCAGGGTGAAGATCGGGGGCTGCATGGGCCCAACCCCTGGAGCCACTGTCTACAGCAGCAGTGCTGTCATCACCGCAGACAGGCCCAAGGAGCAAG TGGTGCTGACCAGTGGGGACGGCATCGCCTTGCCCCAGAAGGTGCTGTTCCCGGCCGAGCGGCTCAGCCTAAAGTGGAACCAGGTCAACCGCATTGGATCAGGTCTCCAGAACCTGGGCAATACCTGCTTCCTCAACTCGGCTCTGCAGTGTCTCACCTACACTGCTCCCCTCAGTAACTACATGCTGTCCCGGGAGCACTCTAAAACGT GTCATGAGCCTGGATTCTGTATGATGTGCACCATGCAGAATCACATCACCCAGGTCTTTGCCAACTCTGGGAACGTCATCAAGCCGATCGGAGTCCTCAATGAGCTCAAAC GGATTGCAAAGCATTTCCGTTTTGGTAGCCAAGAGGACGCCCATGAGTTCCTGCGGTACACAGTGGATGCTATGCAAAAGTCCTGCCTGCCCGGAAGCAA ATTGGACAGGCAAACACAGGCAACCAGTTTCATCCATCAAGTCTTTGGAGGGTATCTAAGGTCCAGAG TAAAATGTTTAAACTGCAAAGCAGTCTCTGACACGTTTGACCCTTATTTGGATGTCGCTTTGGAAATCAAG ACTGCTCCCAGTATCACCAAAGCACTGGAGCAGTTTGTTAAGCCTGAGCAGCTAGATGGAGAGAATGCCTACAAATGCACTAA GTGTAAGAAGATGGTTCCAGCCTCTAAGAGATTCACCATCCACCGCAGCTCCAATGTGCTCACCATCTCACTGAAGCGCTTCGCCAACTACAACGGGGGCAAGATCGCTAAG gACGTGAGGTATCCTGAGTGCCTGGACCTGCGTCCCTTCATGTCTCAGTCCCACGGGGAGCCCCAGGTCTATGTGCTCTACGCTGTCCTGGTGCACTCTGGCTTCAGTTGCCACGCTGGACACTACTACTGCTACGTCAAG GCTAGCAACGGCCAGTGGCACCAGATGAATGACTCCTCTGTATCAGTCAGTGACATCAGATCAGTCCTCAACCAGCAGGCGTACGTCCTCTTCTATATCAG GTCACCTGATCTGAAGAACGGAGGGGACTGCAACCACATGAGTCAGCCCCCTGGACAGTCGTCCCCCCGCCCCATCCTCACACCCCGGGTCAACATTGGGCCACGACACACCAACACTTGCTTCATAGGACCACAGCTGCCCCCACACATGGCCAAG AACACCTTTCACAATGGGAACGGCTCCCTAAGGGACTTCCCCTCTGGCTCTAAGCCCAGCAGTGGGAGCAGCAGCATGGGCAAGACTAGCTATGGCctgctctcctcttcttcttcttcctcttcctctcattctcTAAGCTGTCCTACAGGTATCCCTGACACTGCCAAGCGCCAGAAGCTCTCCTTCTTCATCGGTCAGGGCAAACAGATCCGCCCCTCATCATCCTCTTACGCCCAGCCGTCCTCCTGTTCTTCGTCACAGACTACCTCAGACATGTCCGCGCCGCGGGCTCCTTGCATAAACGGTACACCCTCCGTTAACGGAAACGGTCATGGAGCCTCATTCCTGGTGCCGTATAGCCAGGAGTCATCGGAGGAGTCTGACCAGGAGGGAGGCAGCGGTCTGGAGAAGGGCACAACCAAGCCTCACGTTAACGGGAGGAAGGGAGGGCCCGTCCCCAAAGTGCTGGCCCTCAAGCCCAACGGCATCATTAACGGCCAGGCCACCATGCACCATAACGGGTCTGGGACAAATGGCTCCTCCAAACTCAGCCAGATCGGACATCAGAATGGACACCACAAAGTTAATGGCATCAAACACCCGGAGAAG GTCAACGGTCATGTACTGTCTCCTGGGTTGGGTCCCAACATTTCTAATGGGGTGGAGTCTCACCACAGTGGCCCAAG CAAAGAGGTGTATAGTGCCATCCCCAGCCAGGACAGCCCGTCTCAGAGCCTCCACAGTGCCGACAGAGATAGCCACCTCTCCCCAACCCCAGAGAAAAGGACAACAACTCACTCTGACCCCCTCCCTCACCACCCACCATCAACCACTGCTAACCCGCCATCCTCATTGGCCGATGTTGGCACTAAGCCACCTACTGACACCATGAGGGAATCCAGCTCCACCTCCAACCCTGGGGCCTTACCCCTCCAGCCCACCCCCCACTCCCTCAGAACCCTAGTCTCTCCAGCCTTCTCCCAGCCCCTCTCTGGACCAGGCCTGGGGACCACAGAAGGCCTCGGCGCACCACACAGCAGATCTGGGGAGGACGTCAGGGAGACTGAGAACAGCCCAGCAGCAGGGCTGGATGGACGGCTGGACGGCAAGCCCAGctccagagagggaagagaccGGATGTATTCTTCTGATCGGGATAAGGGGAGAGACCGACTATATTCTTCGGACCGCGATAAGGATGGAGACCGGCTGTACTCTTCTGACCGGGATAAAGACGGAGAAAGGAATGGGTACCACCGTGACATGAGCCGTGAACGCAACTGGGACCGTGACTCAGACCGCTATCGACACCGGCGGGACCACAGAGATCGAGAACACCACCGAGACCGAGAACACCACCGGTCGTACCGTGATCGCTCGGCCAGCCGGGACAGACACTGGGAGTCAGAGCGTCGCTGGGAGAGGAACGCCTACCACCCCAGGGACAGGGACCgctgccaccaccactaccacagacccagagagaacagggagagggacaggagggagcaCAGCCTCCCCCACAGAGAGGAGCCTCACGGACGCTCcaggtggaggggggagaggggtgaaCGTAAGGACAGAGGTGATGGTAAGAGGGGTTACTACCCTTCACAGGAGGAGACCCCCCTGCCCACCCCACTAAGCTCCAACACCAAACCCAGTCAGCCCCCCACTAGCCCAGACCTCTCCCCAGCCAGACCAGCTCTGGAGAAACGACCCGATCCTCTGAGAGAGGACAGCGTTGAGGAGCgtcgggccaagaaacacaagaagAGCAAGAAGAAGAAGTCCAAGGACAAAGCTAGGCGTCGAGAGAATGG GACCTCTGATGTGGATTCCTCTGACAGGGCTGCCGATGGCAGCAGGTCCTCCAaacacaagaagaagaagaagaagaggaggcacGACACTGACATGGAGGACGAGAAGTCCCGCTCTACCCAGAGTTCCGAGGGGCACCGTGACCCCAACGCCCCCCGGGAGAGTCGCAGGGCGAGCAGCAGTGACGAGGAGAGGGCGAGCAGGAAGCGACGTTACCAGGACGATGATGGCTCTGACAATAGCTACCCCGAGAAACACCATCGCTCCGATGACGACGACAACAAAGACCGCTTCTTCTCTCGCAATATATCGCCAACAGCCACCTCTCACAACGCATCGCACCACCACCTCAACGGGCACACAG GTAATGGCTTCAGTCGACCCAATGGAAACTCCCACGGATGTTCTACCAATGGACTGTACAATGAATGA